A genomic segment from Brachyhypopomus gauderio isolate BG-103 unplaced genomic scaffold, BGAUD_0.2 sc52, whole genome shotgun sequence encodes:
- the LOC143488609 gene encoding RING finger protein 227 — MLSELECGICYQLYNAGRRCPRQLRCQHSFCEKCLLTQAQSAAHRTEDPETEARVVCAFCRHTTPLTEDRLRDNFPVNEGILERILSVGGLEEKSCDDEEDEEKKSETSGRGEGDGLPRSRTGRLWKSMKRLCTKITGRSRTSCITHAEMRDLALMSCYMM; from the exons ATGTTGTCAGAGCTGGAGTGTGGGATATGTTACCAACTTTACAACGCGGGACGGCGGTGTCCCCGGCAGCTGAGGTGTCAACACAGCTTTTGCGAGAAGTGTCTCCTGACGCAGGCGCAGTCCGCCGCGCACCGCACGGAGGACCCCGAAACAGAAGCCCGGGTGGTCTGTGCGTTTTGTCGACACACCACTCCTCTGACAGAGGACAGGCTGAGGGATAATTTCCCGGTAAACGAAGGGATTCTGGAGCGGATTTTGTCAGTAGGAGGCCTGGAGGAAAAATCTTGTGACGACGAGGAAGACGAAGAGAAGAAGAGCGAGACATCTGGCCGGGGTGAAGGCGATGGACTACCGAGGTCCAGGACAGGACGGCTGTGGAAGTCCATGAAGCGACTCTGCACTAAAATTACAGGACGGAGTCGGACAA GTTGTATTACTCATGCGGAAATGCGGGATCTGGCACTCATGTCTTGCTACATGATGTAG